The nucleotide window GAATTACGCCTCTTCACGTGCGTCTATTCGATTACCTCCATCATGCACCCCCTCCCTGCGCCGCTGCCCGTACGGACGGCGGACCGCGCACCGCCCGCATGCCGCCGGTGCGCGGCCGGGATTCGTGCCGCGGGCCCGGGGCAGACGGCGGTACATCCTCGACGGCGGGGCAGAGGCTTTCAGCAGGCGACATGGACGCGACAACCGCGATACCCGGTGCGGGCAGACGCCTGGCCCGGCGGGGTGCGCGCAGCACCGCGATCCGCACCGCGGCCCGCTGCGGATTCGCGGCACGGGGCGTGATCTACCTCCTCGTCGGCGTACTGGCCCTGCGGATCGCCTTCGGCGATTCCCATGAACAGGCGGACCGGGGCGGGGCGCTGGCAGAACTCGCCCCCCGGCCGTTCGGCAGCCCGCTGATATGGGCGCTCGGCCTCGGACTGGCGGGAATGGCGCTGTGGCGTCTCACGGAGGCGCTGATCGGCGCCTCGGGACCCGACGGGCACAAGCCCCACAAGCGGCTGCTGTCACTGGCCCGCTTCCTCTTCTACGCCACCGTGTCGTCCTCCGTCGTGGCGTTCGCCGCGGGCCGCAAGGGCGACGGAAGCGGGGCCGGCGACCGGCAGTCCCGGGACGCGACGGCCCGGGTGCTCGAACTTCCCGCCGGACCGTGGCTGGTGGCGGTCGCCGGGGTGGGCATCGCCGTCGCCGGGGTGTGGATCGCGGTGCGCGCCGTCCTCCGCAGGTTCCACAAGAACCTCCGGCGGGAGGGGATGTCGCGGCGCGGGCGGCAGGCCGTCGATGTGCTCGGCGTCGCGGGCGGCGCCGCCCGGGGCTGCGTGTTCGCCGCGGCCGGGGTGTTCGCCGTCCGCGCCGCGATCCACCACGACCCGGGGAGCGCCAAGGGCATGGACGACACGCTCCGCTCCTTCGCCGATACCTCGGCCGGCCCCTGGCTCCTGGTGGCGATCGCGGTGGGCCTCGCCCTGTTCGGTGCGTTCTCCCTCGCCATGGCCCGGTGGCGCCGGCTCTGACGGGACACGGCGGGAGAAAGCGGTACCGACGAACGGGGGCGGGCCCCGGCCATGGTGGCCGGGGCCCGCCCACGGAACGACGATCCCGCTCAGCGCTCGCTGAGCATGCCGGTGCGCAGCTTGGTCAGGGTGCGGGTGAGCAGACGCGAGACATGCATCTGGGAGACGCCCAGCTCCTCGCCGATCTGGGACTGGGTCATCTCCTGGCCGAAGCGCAGCTCGATCAGCTGACGCTCGCGCGCGTCGAGCTGCTGCAGCAGCGGCGCGAGGGTGTGGAGGTCCTCGACGGTTCCCATGGCCGGGTCCTCCTCGCCCAGGACGTCGGCCAGGGCGCGGCGCTGGTGGGAGGGGTCGGGGTCGGTGGGGGTGTCCAGCGAGCCGGCGGAGTAGCCGTTGGCCGCGACGATCCCCTCGATGACCTCGTCCTCCGACAGGTCGAGATGGGTGGCGAGCTCATGGACCGTCGGGTCGCGGTCGAGCCGGAGGTGAAGCGCTTCCTTGGCCTTCGCCAGATCGCTGCGCAGCTCCTGCAGCCGGCGCGGGACGTGCACCGCCCAGCCGGTGTCGCGGAAGAAGCGCTTGATCTCGCCGAGGATGTACGGCACGGCGAACGTGGAGAACTCGACCTCACGGGAGAGGTCGAAGCGGTCGATGGCCTTGATCAGTCCGATCGTGCCGACCTGGATGATGTCTTCCATGTCGTCGCCACGATTGCGGTAGCGACGCGCGACGTACCGCACCATCGACATGTTCATCTCGATGAGGGTGTTCCGCGCGTACTGGTACTCGTGCGTGCCCTCTTCGAGGAACCGCAGCCGATCGAAGAACTGCTTCGACAGCTCCCGCGCGTCCCTGGGGGCCACCGTGCTCGGGCACTCGACCGCCGGCAGTGCGGCGGCCAGGTCGGAGTGCTGCTCGGTAGTGGTGTCGTTCACGACGGTGGTCATCATGCCTCCCCGTGCGTCCGTCACACGCGAACGCACAGCGCCCGCCTACCCACCATGAACACTTCCATGCGTGTGACGTGCCCGTCACGATCACGCCTGGCCACCGAAGCGGTCGGGGTCGGCCGCCGCCCGGTCCGCGGCCCAGCCCTGCGGCGGGCCGGCCACCAACTCACCGGGGCGCAGCCAGTCGTAGAGCTCCTCGTACGACCGGACGGTGAGCGGATCGATCCGCCGCCGCAGCATCCAGGGCCGCAGGCCGTCCGGGTCCTGGACTCCCACGGAGCCCAGGATCTGCCGGGCGCTGTCCACGGTCGCCCGCTGGAACCGGTGCACGCGCGCGGACTTGTCACCGACGTCCAGGGCCCGGCCCCGGCGCGGGTCCTGGGTCGCCACACCGACGGGCAGGTGTGGGTGTGGCAGCGCTGTGCCTGGATGCAGCCGACGGCCATCATCATGGCGCGCGCCGCATTCGTGTAATCCGCGCCCTGCACCAGGCGCTTGACCATATCTGCGCCGGTGGCGACCTTTCCGCTCGCGCCGATTTGATGCGGTCGCGCAGTCCGCAGCCGACCAGCGCGTGGTGCACGGTGATCAGGCCTTCGGTCAGCGGGGCGCCGAGATGGTCGGCGAATTCCAGGGGAGCGGCCCGGTGCCGCCCTCCGCGCCGTCGACGACGAGGAAATCGGGGGTCACCCCCTCCGCCGGCCTGGCCTTGCAGACCGACAGGAACTCCCGCCTCGCACCGACGCACAGCTTGCATCCGGTCGGCTTGCCGCCCGCCGGCTCGCGCCTCCTCGCCAGGAAAAGAACCAGCTCACGCGGGGTGGCAAAGGTCCGGTGAGAGGGCGGGGAGATGATCGTCCGGCCTTGGGGCACCGCACGGATCCGGGCGATCTCGGCATTGACCTTGCTGCCGGGCAGCACGCCGCCGGTGCCGGGCCTGGCGCCCTGGGATCTCTTCAGCGAGAGGCACGTGATGCGCTCGTGCGCGGCCTTGTCGGCGAACTCGGACGGCGCGCATTCCCCGTCCTCGGTGCGGCATCCGAAAGAGCCGGTCCCGATCTCCCAGAGGAGATCGCCACCGTGCCGCAGGTGGTACTCGCACAGCCCGCCTTCGCCGGTGTCGTGGGCGAAACCACCCAGCGCCGCCCCTTTGTTCAACTTTGTTCCACGCGAACATGGTTGGCCGACAGCGCCCCGAAGCTCATCGCCGAGACGTTCAGCAACGCCATGTCATACGGCTGGGTGCAGTCGGGGCCGCCGGCCCGCACCGTGGGCGGCTGCCCGGGCACCGGCACGGGCGCCATGGACGCCACCAGATACTCGTACCCGGTGGCACAGACGTCCCGTTCGGTACCGAAGGGTTCCTCCGCGTCGACGCCCTTGGCGCGTTCCTACACCGGGCTGCGCACCTCACGGCCGAAGGGCCGGCCGTCGAAGTTGCGCTCGACGAAGTACTGCTGCCACTCCGGCCGGATCGCCTCCAGCGCGAAGCGCAGGTGCCCGAGGACCGGATAGTTGCGTAGCACGGAGTGCCTGCGCCGGGTCAGATCGGCCACCCCGAGAACGCCGAGCGCCAGGAAGAACCCGGCCGGCGGCCAGTACCAGGGCGACCACAGCACCGCGGCACCCACGAGGCCGGCGGCCAGGACCAGCAGGGCCCCACCGACAGTTGCCGCACCCGCCGCGCACCGGAGCCCATGCCCCCGCTCACCCCACGGCGTCCGGGCCGGCCTCCGGCCCGGACCCCGACGCCCGCGGCAGCGAGGCCGCCGCGATCGCGAAGAGCGCCTCCTCGGGGCTGGCGTGCACCGGCATGGACACACTGAGCCCGGTGAGGTCGAGCAGACGCAGGACCACGGGGGAGACCGCGGCCAGCCGCAGACTGCCCGCCACCCGCTTGGTGTCGTTGCCCGCACGGATGAGGACGTTCAGGCCGGAGGAATCCATGAACGGGACCGCCCGCAGATCGAGCACGAGATGCTGCCGGCCGTGCACGAGCTGATTGGCGAGCTGGTGGTGCAGCATGGTGCCGGTCTCCGCGTCGATATCCCCTTGGACGGCCACGACCGCCACCTGCGGATCGATGACGGACACCTCGACGCTCAACTCATCGGTGCTCACCATGCGCGCCTCATCCCTTCGCCACTGATCAACGGTGGCCCTCGTGTACCCACTCGGCCCCCCTTCAGTCGGGGTGGCGCACGGCGGGGTCGGGAGCGGCGGCGGCGCAGGTCGGGGGCGGGCCGTTCACTCCGCCAACTCCCTTGTGTCGAGCGGGAGTTTCCAGATGTTGCGGCGGTGTGCGGTCTCGAATGCGTGGTGCAGGGGAGAGGGCGGCACGGCCAGCACCGGGCAGCGGGCGCGCGCGAGGCAGTGGCGGGCGACGGAGGGCCACACGGCCCGCCGCAGCCTGCCGCGGGCGCCGGCCCCGACCACCAGGAGGTCGTCGCTCCGGTCGGCGGCCTCCAGCAGCACGGTGCCCGGCTTTCCGAGCACCACCAGGCACTCCAGGGGCACGCCGGGCCCGGCATCGCCGAAGGCGTCCTCCAGTGCGGTCAGCAGCCGCGTGCAGGCCATCCGGCGCCAGTCGGCCAACGGTGCCGGGCACGGCCCGCCGCGGTGCACGATGGTGCCGCCGGGCGGCTCCCAGGCCAGGACGGCCCGCAGCTCGGCACCGGTGCGACGGGCCTCGGCGGCGGCCCGGTGCAGCGCCGTCAGACTCCCCAGTGAACCGCTCACACCGGCCACGACGCGCCGACCGCCCGGTCTGTCCATGGGGCATGCTCCTTGTGCTGTGTTGTCCCTGCCTGCTTCCTCGCATTCATCGAACGACCGACGGCGGGGCGCAGGCGCGGCCTTGGCGTCTTCCTTACGCGGGGAACGGGGACCCTGACGGCACCATGACGGCCGTGGGCAGAGTGGGGCCGAGGCGGCGGCGGTGTGTGGGCGGGTGTGTTCAGCCGACGTGGACGCGGGGGCGGCGGGCCCGGTCGGGTTCGGCCTCGCGCAGGACCTCGCGGGTGACCGGGGCGACCTCGCCCTGGCCGAAGAGGAAGAAGCGCAGGAACTGGGCGAAGGGGTTGCCTTCGGTCCACTCGAAGTAGATGTGCGGCCGCTCTCCGGTGACATCGCGGACGTGCAGCAGCAGAGCGGCCAGCGCGTTGGAGACGGCGGGGCTCTCCAGGCAGAGCACACGGTAGCGGCCGTGCAGCACCTCGCCGCGTACGTGCAGTTCGCTCTCGAACTCGGACGGGTCGCCGACGGTGACCTCGACGAAGACGAAGTCCTCGGACGCCGGGATGTCGTTGTCCGTGCGGATCTGCTGGAGCTTGTCGCGGTACTCGGCGACATCGCGCCGGTCGGGCTCGTTCGCGATGAATCGGATCCTGCGCTGGGCGATGTCGCGGATGAACCGTTCCGCGATCCCGTCGAGCACGACGCTGGTCACCCGCAGCTCGAAGGCACGGGCGAGGCGCGAGAGGAACGACAGCAGGATGATGCCGGTGATGAAGCAGGCGCCGATCTTGACGCCGTCGGGGCGCTCGATGACGTTCGCGATCGTGGTGTACAGGAACACCACGGCGATCACGGCGAAGGCGATCCACCAGCCGTGCTCACGGGCGCGCCGGGCGGCGATGGTCACGGCGATGGCGGCGGAGCTGATCAGGACCAGGACACCGGTGGCGTAGGCGCCGCCCTGGGCGTCCACATCGGCGTCGAAGAGCCAGGTCACGAGGAACGCGACCAGGGTGAAGACCAGCACCATCGGCCGGACCGCCCGCGCCCAGTGGGGCGCCATCCCGTAGCGCGGCAGATACTGCGGCATCAGGTTGAGCAGTCCGGCCATGGCCGAGGCGCCGGCGAACCACAGGATGGCGATGGTGGACACGTCGTAGACGGTGCCGAAGGCGGAGCCCAGATACTCGTGGGCGAGATAGGCCAGGGCGCGCCCATTGGCCGAACCCCCGGGCTGGAACGCCTCCTTGGGGATCAGCAGGGTGGTCACGAAACTGGTGATGATCAGGAAGACGCTCATGATCACGGCAGCCGTGGTGAGCAGCTTCTTCGCGCCCCGGATCCGCCCCGCGGGCCGTTCCTCGGTGTCGTCGGGGTCGCCCTCGATATGGGGCATGACCGCCACCCCGGTCTCGAACCCGGACAGGCCCAGCGCCAGCTTCGGGAAGACCAGCAGCGCCACACCGACCATCGCCAGCACGTTGCCGTGCTCGGCGGTCAGCGCCTGGGACCAGTCGGGAATGAGGTGCGCGGCGGTGACCACATGCCACAGCCCCACGGCGACCACGACCACGTTGAGCCCCAGATAGAGGGCCACGAGGGCGACCGCCACCCCGATCGCCTCCAGGAACCCCTTGAGGAACACCGCGCCGAGCAGGGCGATCAGGACCAGCGTGATCACCACCTCCCGGCCGTGCAGGACGCTGCTGACGTGTGGGTTCTCCACCAGGTGGGTGGCCGCGTCGGCCGCCGACAGGGTGATGGTGATGAGGAAGTCGGTGGCGGCGAAGCCCAGCAGGGTCAGGACGAACAGCTTGCCCTTCCAGAAGGACAGCAGCCGCTCCAGCATCGCGATCGAACCCTGGCCGTGCGGGCTCTCCCTGGCCACCCTCCGGTACACCGGCAGCGCCCCGGCGAGCGTCACCACGACCAGGACGAGGGTGGCGACCGGTGACAGCAGCCCCGCGGCCAGGGCGGCGATGCCCGGCTGATAGCCGAGGGTGGAGAAGTAGTCCACTCCGGTCAGGCACATCACGCGCCACCACCGCTGTCCCCGGTCGGCGCGCTGCGGGGCGGCGTGCGGGCCGGGATGGTGCTTGGCCATATCGGCCAGCCCCTCCAGCATCCACGCCCGGAAGCGATGCCGCACTGCGGTCCTGGACGAACCGGCAGGGGCGGAGGCGGCCATCGTGTGCTCCTGTCGTATCGCTGTCGTACCGCGAAAGGATCAAGCCATCGACGCGACGGCCAGGTCAGCGTACGCATCCGCGGCCCGCTCGCCGGGGTGTCGCCGCCGTGGCGGCCGCGTGTCCACCGGAGTGGGGGCAGGGCTCCGGTGGCACAGGTGATCGCGCGGCGGAGCCGGCAACGGGCCATGGGGGTCGTCAACGGACCGTCGGAGTCGTCAACGGGCGTTGGAGGGCCCGCAGTTGTCCGTTCGCGTGCCCCGGCCCACGCCTCCGCCCCCGCCTGCGAGCCGGACCGGCGCGCCTTCTCCCGCCCTGGCTGGTTACTGAGTGGAAACCTCAGATCTCACGCAAACCTTGCAGCTCAGCGTTGATCCGCCACCCGAACGGTGCCAGGGTTTCGGGAATTCTCCTGCACGCCACCTCAGCGAATCCTGGAGGCCGTATGGCTGTCCGTCGTGCCGCTGTCGCCGCCGCGTCCGCGGCAGCGCTCAGTCTTTCCCTGCTGGCCACGTCCTGCACCACCAACGGGACTGCGGCCGCCGCCGCATCCGCGCCGTCGGCGCCCGCGAAGCAGGCGGTCGCCACCGGCAGCGGCGGCGCGGTGTCCAGCGTCAACCCCTATGCCTCCCGTGCGGGGCTGGAGGTGCTGCGCAAGGGAGGCAACGCCGTGGACGCGGCGGTGGCCACCGCCGCAGCCCTCGGCGTGGTCGAGCCCTACTCCGCGGGAGTGGGGGGCGGCGGCTACCTGGTCTACTACGACGCCAAGGCCAAGAAGGTACGCACCATCGACGGGCGGGAGACCGCACCGGCCACCATGCGCGCGGACTCGTTCCGCGACCCCAAGACCGGCAAGCCGCTGCCCACCGAGGACGCGATCAACTCGGGGCTGTCGGTCGGTATCCCCGGCACGCCGGCCACCTGGGACACGGCGCTCAAGGACTGGGGCACGGTCTCCTTGTCCAAGGCCCTGAGCCCGGCCACCCGGATCGCCGACGACGGCTTCGTGGTCAACAAGGAGTTCCGGGCCCAGACGGCCATGAACGAGAAGCGCTTCCGCGACATCAAGTCCACCACGGACCTGTTCCTGCCCAAGGGCAAGCTCCCGGTCGTCGGCTCACGCTTCCGCAACCCGGACCTCGCCCGGACCTACCGGCAGCTCGCCGGTGAGGGCGTCGGTGCGCTCTACCACGGCGGCATAGGCCGCGATGTGGTGCGGACCGTCCAGAAGCCGCCGGTGGCCTCCGGCGCCCAGCACAAGGCCCGGCCCGGCCTGATGAAGCAGGGCGACCTGGCCCGCTACACCACCGAACGCCGGGACCCGACCCGGACCACGTACCACGGGCTGGACGTCTACTCCATGGCCCCGTCCTCGGCGGGCGGCACCACGGTCGGTGAGGCGCTGAACATCCTGGAGAACTTCCACCTCTCCAAGGCCGACAAGACGCAGGCCCTGCACCACTATCTGGAGGCCAGCCGGATCTCCTTCGCCGACCGCAACCGCTGGGTGGGCGACCCGGCGTCCTCGGACGTGCCCACCAAGCCCCTGCTCTCCAAGGAGTTCGCCAAGAGCCGGGCCTGCCTGATCCGTTCCGACAAGGCACTGACCAGCCCGCTGGCTCCCGCGGACCCCCGACACCCGGACTCCGGCTGCACGCGGAAGACCGGGAACAAGCAACCGCACGAGGGACCGTCGACCACCCACCTGGTCACCGCCGACCGCTGGGGCAATGTCGTCTCCTACACCCTGACGATCGAGCAGACCGGTGGCTCGGCCATCACCGTGCCCGGCCGCGGATTCCTGCTCAACAACGAGCTGACCGACTTCGACTTCGCGCCGCTGACCAAGGGGACGCCGGACCCGAACCTGCCGGGCCCGGGCAAGCGTCCGCGCAGCAGCATGTCGCCGACGATCGTCCTGCGGGACGGCAAGCCGATGATCGCCGTCGGTTCGCCGGGCGGCGCCACGATCATCACGACCGTGCTGCAGACCCTGGTCAACCGCCTGGACCTCGGCATGTCACTGCCGGCGGCGGTCGCCGCGCCACGTCTCTCGCAGCGCAACGCGGCGCAGACGGAAGCCGAACCGGCCTTCTTCGACACTCCGGAGCGCAAGAAGCTGGAGGCGATGGGGCACCGGTTCGTCCTGGCGCCGAAGGCCTTCACGCCGTCACCGGAGATCGGGGCGGTGGCCGCGCTGGAGTTCCTGCCCCGCGGCAAGATCACCGCGGTGGCCGAACCCAAGCGCCGCGGCGGCGGGTCGGCCATGGTGCTCCACGACTCCCGCTGACGTCCGGCCGTTCCCCGCTGCGTCCCGTCGCCCCCGCCGCTGTGTGAAGCGGCGGGGGCGACGCCGCGTTCCGGGGCGTGGGACGACTCCCGCCCACCCCGGGTCACACCTTGGTCGGCTGCGGACCGGTCACGCCTCCTGGCTCCCGTGCGACGGCCCGCCGGCGCACCAGGACGTTCTGCGTCCCCAGGCCGATCGCCAGGTACGCATACAGCGACACGGTGCCCAGCACCCCGGCCCCGGCCGCATGGTCGATCCACCGGCCCAGCCCGTAGTGCGTCACCACCGACGCCACCCAGAGCCCGGTGGTGGCCGCCGTCCCCTTGCGCAGCACCTCGTCCCGGCTGCCGTGCCACACCCGTACGGTCCGTGCCCGGGCCGCACCGAAGCCCGCCGCGAGAGCCAGACTCACCACCAGGAGGACGACGGACAGGGCGCTGAGCGGATGGTCCTTGCGGACCGACGCGACACCGAAGGCGATCCCCACGACGCCCAGGACGCCGAGGAGGGCCGGGGTGACCAGCGACCCGGTGCGTCGCACCGGCCGGGTACGCAACTGCTGCCGCACCACCAGCCCGACGACCACGGCCATGACGAGTGCGGACCCGCCGTTCGTACTCAGCACAGCTGCCAACCCCCCGTTACGGCACTGCACTTGGACGGCAGTGCACCAGTGCCCCATTGTGCGGGAACGGTCCCGGCGCCCGCGCCCGCGGGGCGGCTGCCGCGCCTCCTCCTCCCTCGCCGCGGTGCACTCATGTCCGCCGTCGGCGGAACGGCCGGCCGACCGGCGTGACGGACTGTCAGGATGACCCGATGGCACACGACACTGCGGTACGCCGACTCGACCTGGGATATTTCATCCGGCCCGCCTCGGAGACCGGCGGCCCGCTCCCGCGCGTGGAGCCCGCTCTGGCCTACCTGGTCCGGCACGATCGGGGACTGCTCCTCTTCGACACCGGTATCGGCCACGCCGGCCCCGAGACCGAGGCGCACTACCGCCCCCGGCGCCGCGCGCTGCGGGACGCCCTCTCGGCGGCCGGCGCCACCCTCGCCGACATCTCCCTGGTGGTGAACTGCCACCTCCACTTCGATCACTGCGGAGGCAATCCCCTGCTGGGCGGCAAGCCGATCCTGGTGCAGGACGTGGAGCTGGCCACCGCCCGCCGGGGCGACTACACGGTCGATGACCTCATCGACTTCCCCGGCGCCTCCTACGAGGAACTCTCCGGCGAGGCCGAGGTCCGGCCGGGCATCTGGATCGTCCCGACACCCGGCCACACCGAAGGACACCAGTCCCTCGTGGTCCGCCGCGGCGACGGCACCGTGATCCTCGCCGGCCAGGCCCACGACCGTGCGTCCGACTTCGCCGCGGACCACCTCGCCCATCGCGCCGCACAGGACGGTGCGGACGTACCGCCTCCCGCCCACCGCTGGTGGGACCGCCTCGCCGACTTCGACCCACGGCGTGTGCTCTTCGCCCATGACGGTGCCCTTTGGGAACCGCCGGCCGGCAACTCGTCCCGTGTCAGGCAACGTTGACCCTGTCGGGTGCAGCTCTTGTGATACGTTCGGCGCCGCCGTGCGCCGCTGCGAACTGAGGAGGTGAGACCGATCAACGCTGTGACAGGTCGGGGCTCCCTCCCGCGCAGGGTCTGGGGAGTGCCCGCAGAAGGCATCCCGAAAGGCTTGCAACACTATGCGCTTCACCTCCCAGACGTCGTCCGACGGCGTCCGCGAACAGCTCTTCACCCTCGGTGAGATTCCCGGCGTGCTGTGGACGCCAGAAGGTGCCGCCGGTACTCGTCCCCTGATCCTGATGGGACACGGCGGCTGCCAGCACAAGAAGGCCCCCGGAATGGTGGCCCGTGCGCGCTGCTTCGTAGCCGAAGGTGACTTCGCGGTCGCGGCGCTCGACGTGCCCGGCCATGGCGACCGGCCGAAGGAGAAAGAGTACGACCGGATCGCGACCGAGAACCAGGCTCGCGTGGAGGCCGGAGAGGAACTGGCCCCGCTGATCGCTGATTTCCAGATGCTGGTAGCTCGCCAGACCGTCCCGGAATGGCGAGCGTTCCTGGGCGCGGTCCAGGAACTCGATCACGTCGGCACCGGCCCGGTGGGCTATTGGGGTGTGTCGTTGGGTTGTGGACTTGGTGTTCCGTTCGTTGCCGCCGAGCCCCGGGTCCGCGCCGCGGTGCTGGGCTTGGGCGGGGCGGCGGCATCGGCCGAGGCCGCCGCGCGGATCACCGTCCCGGTGCAGTTCCTGGTGCAGTGGGACGATGAGCGGGTGCCGCGGGCCCAGAGCCTGGCACTGTTCGACGCCTTGGCCTCGGCCGAGAAGACGCTGCACGCCAACCCCGGCAAGCACGGGGAGATCCCGGAATTCGAGCTGGACAGCACGCTACGGTTCTTTGCCCGGCACCTCGGCTGACACCGCCGCTCCCGGCCGCCCAGGCCCGCAGGCCCCCCCCGAAGCGCGACTCGATCCGTCGGCTTGGGTACGCTCCTTTCCGGGAGGTCCGGCGGCGGTGAACACGAGACGGTGCGTGCGAGCAGGGGGCGCCATGGCGCGTCTGCTGCTGGTCGTGGTGCTCGCGTTCGGTGTCTTCGTGATGCACACGGTCGGCCATCCCGATGGGGCCGCGGGCCCCGGTGCGCATGCCACGGCCCAGGGCCACACCACCGGCATGGCGGCGATGACGGGAACATCCGCCGTCGCCGACACCCCGACGCAGCAGGGGGCGCCCGCCCACTCCGCGGACCGGGGGACGCCCGCCGCACCGTCCCCGCACTACACCCCCGGGCCCGGCACAGGTATGAACATGGCCTCGCTGTGCATGGCGGTGCTCGGCACCTGGGCGCTCATGATGCTGCTGGGCGCGGCGCTCACCCGGACCCCGGGATGGGTGGCGGACCTCCTCGCGAAGGCCGTCGTCCTGCTGCGGCCCAACCCACCGCCGGCCCCTCCCGATCTCACCCGGTTGTCCGTTCTGCGGATCTAGGCCGACCCGACTCGCGGCCGCGCACTGCGCGCGGTCCGCGACGCCGCGAACGCCAGACATCCGCACCATCGACAACATGAGGTGTATCCACATGAGTTCCGTCCAGCACGCCGTCCGACGTCCCCGCAACCGCCGCCTCGCGGCCGTCGGGGTCATCGCTTCGGGGGCTCTGTTGCTCGCCGGGTGCGGCAGCGACGACTCGAAGACCACGGGCCGGGGGAGCAGCCACGCACCCACCGCCGCGCAGAAGGCCGGGGCGAACCCTGCCCCGGGGGCGTCCAACGACGCGGACATCACCTTCGCGCAGAGCATGATCCCGCACCACCAGCAGGCCGTCGCCATGGCCCGACTGGCCGACGGCCGGGCCTCCGACACGGAGATCAAGTCCCTGGCGGCGGCGATCGAGAAGGCCCAGGGCCCCGAGATCACGACCATGCGGGCGTGGCTCAAGGCGTGGGGCGCACCGGCGTCGTCCGCGCACGACATGCCCGGCATGGACCACGGCGCCGGAGGCATGGACGGCATGTCCGGGATGATGTCCGCGAAGGACATGACGGACCTCAAGGCCGCCCGGGGCAAGGACTTCGACAAGAAGTTCGCGCGGATGATGATCGGCCATCACAACGGTGCGGTCACCATGGCCAGGGACGAGCGGCGCAACGGCCGTAATGCGACGGCCAAGAAGCTCGCCGGTGACGTCATCAAGCACCAGACCGCCGAGGTCGCGACGATGCGCACGATCCTCGACCGGCTCTGATTCCGCTCCGCACGCGTACCCCGTTGCGGGCCTGTCGTCGGCAGGCCCGCAACGGCCCCGCGGATGCCGAGCCGCGCCCGTTGGCCGGCCCCGGCTCGGCCCGCCGCCCGGGAAATTCCCTCGCGCCCGTGCCGCCCCATCGACTACACAGGCCCCGTGCCCCATTCCTTTCCCCTTCGCCCCGTCACGGATGCCGAGTTCGCGACCTGGGCCCGCGTCATCGCCGACACCTACGGCGAGGACCGGTCCGACGAAGACCTCGCCCGTGAACGCGACACCATCGAACTGGACCGCACCCTCGCGGCATTCGACGGCGACAATCCCGTGGCCGGGACCGCGGCCTGCACCCGCTCGCTGACGGTGCCCGGCGCCGTGCTGCCGGTGGCGGGTGTCACCTGGGTCGGCGTGGCCCCCACCCATCGCCGCCGCGGCATCCTCACCTCGATGACGCGCAGACAGCTCACCGAACTGCACGAGGGCGGCCGCGAGCCGATCGCCGTCCTCCGTCCCGCCGAGGCCGGCATCTACGGCCGGTTCGGCTACGGCCCGTCGTCGCGTGGGGCACAACTGCGCGGCGACAAGCGCGCCATGGACTTCCGTCCCGGCACGGATTTCGGGGCGGGACACATCCGGCTGCTGGAGCGCGCGACGGCCCGTCCGCAGATCGAGGCGGTGTACGAGCGGGTGCGCCTCCTCACGGTCAGCTGGCCCGGCCGTACCGCCCGCCTGTGGGACGTCCGCCTCCATGACGAGCCGCAGGCGCGGGACGGAGCCGGCGCCCTGCGGTACGCCGTGCACCGGGAACCCGACGGCCGGGCAACGGGGTACGCCCTCTACCGGCTCACAAGCGAACGGGACAGCTTCGGCGCGAACGCCGGCGTCGTGCAGGTCGTGGAGCTGGCGGCGGTCTCCCGGACGGCGTACGCCGCGCTGTGGCGCTTCCTCG belongs to Streptomyces sp. NBC_01454 and includes:
- a CDS encoding DUF1206 domain-containing protein, which gives rise to MDATTAIPGAGRRLARRGARSTAIRTAARCGFAARGVIYLLVGVLALRIAFGDSHEQADRGGALAELAPRPFGSPLIWALGLGLAGMALWRLTEALIGASGPDGHKPHKRLLSLARFLFYATVSSSVVAFAAGRKGDGSGAGDRQSRDATARVLELPAGPWLVAVAGVGIAVAGVWIAVRAVLRRFHKNLRREGMSRRGRQAVDVLGVAGGAARGCVFAAAGVFAVRAAIHHDPGSAKGMDDTLRSFADTSAGPWLLVAIAVGLALFGAFSLAMARWRRL
- a CDS encoding amino acid transporter — its product is MAASAPAGSSRTAVRHRFRAWMLEGLADMAKHHPGPHAAPQRADRGQRWWRVMCLTGVDYFSTLGYQPGIAALAAGLLSPVATLVLVVVTLAGALPVYRRVARESPHGQGSIAMLERLLSFWKGKLFVLTLLGFAATDFLITITLSAADAATHLVENPHVSSVLHGREVVITLVLIALLGAVFLKGFLEAIGVAVALVALYLGLNVVVVAVGLWHVVTAAHLIPDWSQALTAEHGNVLAMVGVALLVFPKLALGLSGFETGVAVMPHIEGDPDDTEERPAGRIRGAKKLLTTAAVIMSVFLIITSFVTTLLIPKEAFQPGGSANGRALAYLAHEYLGSAFGTVYDVSTIAILWFAGASAMAGLLNLMPQYLPRYGMAPHWARAVRPMVLVFTLVAFLVTWLFDADVDAQGGAYATGVLVLISSAAIAVTIAARRAREHGWWIAFAVIAVVFLYTTIANVIERPDGVKIGACFITGIILLSFLSRLARAFELRVTSVVLDGIAERFIRDIAQRRIRFIANEPDRRDVAEYRDKLQQIRTDNDIPASEDFVFVEVTVGDPSEFESELHVRGEVLHGRYRVLCLESPAVSNALAALLLHVRDVTGERPHIYFEWTEGNPFAQFLRFFLFGQGEVAPVTREVLREAEPDRARRPRVHVG
- a CDS encoding RNA polymerase sigma factor SigF yields the protein MTTVVNDTTTEQHSDLAAALPAVECPSTVAPRDARELSKQFFDRLRFLEEGTHEYQYARNTLIEMNMSMVRYVARRYRNRGDDMEDIIQVGTIGLIKAIDRFDLSREVEFSTFAVPYILGEIKRFFRDTGWAVHVPRRLQELRSDLAKAKEALHLRLDRDPTVHELATHLDLSEDEVIEGIVAANGYSAGSLDTPTDPDPSHQRRALADVLGEEDPAMGTVEDLHTLAPLLQQLDARERQLIELRFGQEMTQSQIGEELGVSQMHVSRLLTRTLTKLRTGMLSER
- a CDS encoding universal stress protein, with the protein product MDRPGGRRVVAGVSGSLGSLTALHRAAAEARRTGAELRAVLAWEPPGGTIVHRGGPCPAPLADWRRMACTRLLTALEDAFGDAGPGVPLECLVVLGKPGTVLLEAADRSDDLLVVGAGARGRLRRAVWPSVARHCLARARCPVLAVPPSPLHHAFETAHRRNIWKLPLDTRELAE
- a CDS encoding STAS domain-containing protein, with amino-acid sequence MVSTDELSVEVSVIDPQVAVVAVQGDIDAETGTMLHHQLANQLVHGRQHLVLDLRAVPFMDSSGLNVLIRAGNDTKRVAGSLRLAAVSPVVLRLLDLTGLSVSMPVHASPEEALFAIAAASLPRASGSGPEAGPDAVG